In Deinococcus humi, the following are encoded in one genomic region:
- a CDS encoding C39 family peptidase → MLARHLPALLALLLTGTGAAAIPRSMTLPNVGHEYQGPDNCAPVTALTVLGYFGTQVSQRQAAAAMKDYVGDPQVSSLELAAYLGRFGLRSVIRYAGDVERLRELVAQGFPVVVQQRLRLGSNVAHFRTVYGYSAGRFLVSDPIRGPSLQLSDAEMLELWRYYNGEYLVAYRPDQEAQIRQALGTDFNVSANWKHAQEHGLQDVKARPGDPYAWWGLAKANLRLGNASVASRQFKRAVSLGVPTLYYLYRQEAFEAWLKTGQFTDILTLTRRALKLYPDSKELLSFQAQASKKVDQ, encoded by the coding sequence ATGCTTGCGCGACATCTGCCCGCCCTGCTGGCCCTGCTGCTCACTGGCACCGGGGCCGCCGCCATTCCACGGAGTATGACACTTCCCAACGTTGGACACGAGTATCAGGGACCTGACAACTGCGCGCCCGTGACCGCCCTGACCGTGTTGGGGTACTTCGGAACACAGGTCAGCCAGCGTCAAGCCGCCGCCGCCATGAAGGATTATGTGGGTGACCCGCAGGTTTCCAGCCTGGAACTGGCCGCCTACCTGGGACGCTTCGGACTGCGCAGCGTGATTCGCTACGCCGGAGACGTCGAGCGCTTGCGCGAACTGGTGGCCCAGGGCTTCCCGGTGGTGGTGCAGCAGCGGCTGCGGCTCGGCAGCAATGTGGCGCATTTCCGTACGGTGTACGGCTACAGCGCTGGACGCTTTCTGGTCAGTGACCCGATTCGTGGCCCATCGCTCCAGCTGAGCGACGCGGAGATGCTGGAGCTGTGGCGCTATTACAACGGCGAGTATCTGGTGGCCTACCGCCCTGACCAGGAAGCCCAGATCAGACAGGCGCTGGGGACGGATTTCAATGTGTCCGCCAACTGGAAGCACGCCCAGGAACACGGCTTGCAAGACGTCAAGGCGCGCCCTGGTGATCCCTATGCCTGGTGGGGGCTGGCCAAGGCGAACCTCCGCCTGGGGAATGCCTCAGTGGCGTCCCGTCAATTTAAGCGTGCGGTGTCTCTCGGCGTCCCAACGCTCTACTACCTGTACCGCCAGGAAGCGTTCGAGGCCTGGCTCAAGACCGGTCAGTTCACCGACATCCTGACGTTGACCCGCCGCGCCCTCAAACTCTACCCGGACAGCAAGGAACTCCTGAGTTTTCAAGCCCAGGCCAGCAAGAAAGTGGACCAGTGA